The genomic window GCTCGGAGCTGGCCCGCGTCGCGAGCGAGCAGGCGGCGCACGCCGCGCCTCCTCGCGGCGGTGCGGGAGGCGACGCCTCTGGCGCGGTCGTCAGCGAGCGCAACCGGTTCACGGGCATCGTCACGGCGATCGTCCGCGACACGGTCATGGCGCAGGTCGACGTGCAGGCCGGGCCGTTCCGCGTCGTGTCGCTGATCAGCAGGGAGGCAGCCGACGAGCTCGGCCTCGAGGTCGGCAGCCCGGTGGTCGCGAGCGCGAAGGCGACGAACGTGAGCGTGACGCTCGGCCGGCTGGGCGAGACGGCACCCACGAACGACGACCACGACGAGAACGAGAACGAGAACGACCGATGACGATCCTCAGCCGCGGCACCCGCGCCTCCTCTGGTCGCCCGCTCCTCGCGCGCGTGCCCGCCGCCCTCGCCGCCGGCGCTGCCGCGCTGCTCGTGCTGAGCGCCTGCTCCTCGGGAGGCGCGGGCGACGACCCGACCGCGTCCGACACGGCCGTCGCGA from Frigoribacterium sp. PvP032 includes these protein-coding regions:
- a CDS encoding molybdopterin-binding protein — its product is MSETLYRVSEAAALVGVSDDTVRRWADAGRLALVPGPGGRLAVVGSELARVASEQAAHAAPPRGGAGGDASGAVVSERNRFTGIVTAIVRDTVMAQVDVQAGPFRVVSLISREAADELGLEVGSPVVASAKATNVSVTLGRLGETAPTNDDHDENENENDR